The following are encoded together in the Pseudodesulfovibrio indicus genome:
- a CDS encoding ABC transporter substrate-binding protein: MHAFRNFRAGRFLLAALAGLLVLATLAATPALAKDTLTLAIKGEPDDGYDPTLGWGRYGNPLFQSTLLRRDENLNIVNELATAAELSADGLTWDVTIREDAKFSDGSQLTAEDVAYTFNTAAASGGKVDLINMDKAEAISGNAVRITLKKRDTTFINRLISLGIVPKALHGPGYARKPVGSGPYRMVEWHEGQQMIAEINPNYFGDKPYFKRLVFLFTDEDTSFAAAKAGQVDVVVVPQALAMQTVPGMVMHSVQSVDNRGLLMPFVPNTGRKTDKGAPIGNNVTSDLAIRKAINVAIDRKVLVQGVLEGFGSPAYGPCDGLPWDNPENKFKDGDPDAARKLLADAGWKDTDNDGIVEKNGVKAEITVLYPADRAIRQYLALAVADMLKPVGIHAIVEGKRGWDEIKHRMHSDVVVFGWGAHDPIEVYQLYSSHHAGDGWNNPGYYANAKVDEYLDGAVSADSYEASLDLWKKAQWDGKTGSNAHGDAPWVWMVNLEHTYFISEHLDVGVSQVEPHGHGWPITANIQKWTWKD; encoded by the coding sequence ATGCACGCTTTCCGCAACTTCCGCGCAGGAAGATTCCTGCTCGCCGCGCTGGCGGGTCTGCTGGTCCTGGCGACCCTGGCCGCGACCCCGGCTCTGGCCAAGGACACGCTCACCCTGGCCATCAAGGGCGAACCCGACGACGGCTACGACCCGACCCTGGGCTGGGGCCGCTACGGCAACCCCCTGTTCCAGTCCACCTTGCTCAGGCGGGACGAGAACCTGAACATCGTCAATGAGCTGGCCACTGCCGCCGAGCTGTCCGCCGACGGCCTGACCTGGGATGTGACCATCCGCGAGGACGCGAAATTTTCCGACGGTTCCCAGCTGACCGCCGAAGACGTGGCCTATACCTTCAACACCGCCGCGGCATCGGGCGGCAAGGTCGACCTGATCAACATGGACAAGGCCGAGGCCATCTCCGGCAACGCCGTCCGCATCACCCTCAAGAAACGCGACACGACCTTCATCAACCGGCTCATCAGCCTGGGCATCGTGCCCAAGGCCCTGCACGGTCCCGGCTACGCCAGAAAGCCCGTTGGTTCCGGCCCCTACAGGATGGTGGAATGGCACGAAGGGCAGCAGATGATCGCCGAGATCAATCCGAACTATTTCGGCGACAAGCCGTACTTCAAGCGGCTGGTCTTCCTGTTCACCGACGAGGACACCTCCTTTGCCGCGGCCAAGGCGGGCCAGGTGGACGTCGTCGTTGTTCCGCAGGCCCTGGCCATGCAGACCGTGCCCGGCATGGTCATGCATTCGGTGCAGAGCGTGGACAACCGGGGCCTGCTGATGCCCTTCGTGCCGAACACCGGCCGGAAGACCGACAAGGGCGCGCCCATCGGCAACAACGTCACCTCGGACCTCGCCATCCGCAAGGCGATCAACGTGGCCATTGACCGGAAGGTACTGGTCCAGGGCGTGCTCGAAGGATTCGGCAGCCCGGCATACGGCCCGTGCGACGGCCTGCCCTGGGATAACCCCGAAAACAAATTCAAGGACGGCGACCCGGACGCGGCGCGCAAGCTCCTGGCCGACGCGGGCTGGAAGGACACCGACAACGACGGCATCGTCGAGAAGAACGGCGTCAAGGCCGAAATCACCGTCCTTTACCCCGCCGACCGGGCCATCCGCCAATACCTGGCCCTGGCCGTGGCCGACATGCTCAAGCCCGTGGGCATCCACGCCATCGTCGAGGGCAAGCGCGGCTGGGACGAGATCAAGCACCGCATGCACTCCGACGTGGTCGTCTTCGGCTGGGGCGCGCACGACCCCATCGAGGTCTACCAGCTCTATTCGAGCCACCACGCGGGCGACGGCTGGAACAACCCCGGCTACTACGCCAACGCCAAGGTCGACGAATACCTGGACGGCGCCGTCTCCGCCGACAGCTACGAAGCCTCCCTGGACCTCTGGAAGAAAGCCCAGTGGGACGGCAAGACCGGCTCCAACGCCCACGGCGATGCCCCCTGGGTGTGGATGGTCAACCTCGAGCACACCTATTTCATCAGCGAGCACCTCGACGTGGGCGTTTCGCAGGTGGAACCCCACGGTCACGGCTGGCCCATCACCGCCAACATCCAGAAGTGGACCTGGAAAGACTAA